A genomic stretch from Lathyrus oleraceus cultivar Zhongwan6 chromosome 2, CAAS_Psat_ZW6_1.0, whole genome shotgun sequence includes:
- the LOC127123636 gene encoding uncharacterized protein LOC127123636 produces the protein MSLSTFKKVNLGELRPTKMSLQLADHSVKFPIGMLENIPVRIGQFYIPTDFVIMDIKEDSHIPIILGRPFLDTAGAIIDVKKGKLTFEVGEEKVEFALAQFLQAPTIEDSCCLLDVIDECVKEIEREPYKYTEVLKIPAPLIFYNDNWHEPYVYDSLRECLALMPNPMPCSKKPFVELKTLSKNLRCEFLDTELERPVIVNADLG, from the coding sequence ATGTCTTTATCCACATTCAAGAAAGTCAATTTAGGAGAACTAAGACCAACTAAGATGTCTCTACAATTAGCTGATCATTCTGTTAAATTTCCAATAGGTATGCTAGAGAACATTCCCGTTCGTATAGGTCAATTCTATATTCCCACCGACTTTGTAATAATGGATATAAAGGAAGATTCCCACATCCCTATTATTTTAGGAAGACCCTTTTTAGACACAGCTGGAGCCATcatagatgtcaagaaaggaaagcTAACTTTCGAAGTTGGCGAAGAAAAAGTCGAATTTGCTTTAGCTCAATTCTTACAGGCGCCAACTATAGAAGATTCATGTTGTCTCTTAGACGTCATCGACGAATGTGTGAAAGAAATAGAGAGGGAACCATATAAGTATACTGAAGTACTAAAGATTCCAGCACCTCTTATATTCTACAATGATAATTGGCATGAGCCATACGTATATGACAGTCTGAGGGAATGTCTAGCACTAATGCCCAATCCAATGCCATGCTCAAAGAAACCTTTTGTAGAACTTAAAACACTATCCAAAAACCTAAGGTGTGAATTCCTAGACACCGAGCTTGAACGACCCGtaatagtcaacgctgacttAGGATAG